The following are encoded together in the Gammaproteobacteria bacterium genome:
- a CDS encoding valine--pyruvate transaminase, translated as MEWSAFGQRFCGKSGIVELMQDLGEALQSRPDMVFMGGGNPGRVPGVEAIYRSRLQAILGDERRAHEVLGIYQMPQGDVAFREALANTLRAEYGWDLGPRNIAVSNGSQSAFFVLFNLFAGRFADGRHKHIQLPLVPEYIGYREIGLSEGLFHAQRPAIELLPDKLFKYRVDFVRLSLDASAGAICVSRPTNPTGNVLSDEEVRQLDALARRQGIPLIIDGAYGAPFPQMIFSEATPHWNDNTVVVLSLSKLGLPGLRTGIIVAREEIIEAFTRANTILSLACGSTGPALATDLLRDGEMLRLSRELIRPFYRDKAARTLDGFRAALGDLPCRIHKPEGAMFLWLWFEALPGGSQALYERLKQRGVLVVPGQDFFPGLEGEWTHRDECLRVSYAQDDAVVARGIAIIADEARRTYGADR; from the coding sequence ATGGAATGGTCCGCGTTCGGACAACGCTTTTGCGGCAAGTCGGGCATCGTGGAGCTGATGCAGGACCTCGGCGAGGCGTTGCAGTCGCGCCCCGACATGGTGTTCATGGGTGGCGGCAACCCGGGTCGCGTGCCGGGAGTCGAGGCCATCTACCGGTCGCGACTGCAGGCCATCCTCGGGGACGAGCGCCGGGCGCACGAGGTGCTCGGCATCTACCAGATGCCGCAGGGCGATGTGGCGTTCCGGGAGGCACTCGCCAACACCCTGCGCGCCGAGTACGGATGGGATCTCGGGCCGCGCAACATCGCGGTATCAAACGGCAGCCAGTCGGCATTTTTTGTGTTGTTCAACCTGTTTGCGGGGCGCTTCGCCGACGGACGCCACAAGCATATCCAGCTGCCGCTGGTTCCCGAGTACATTGGTTACCGGGAGATCGGCCTGAGTGAGGGCCTGTTTCATGCGCAACGCCCGGCAATCGAGCTGCTGCCCGACAAATTGTTCAAGTACCGGGTGGATTTCGTACGCCTGAGTCTCGATGCAAGCGCGGGCGCGATCTGCGTATCGCGTCCCACCAACCCGACCGGCAACGTGCTGAGTGACGAGGAAGTCCGCCAGCTCGACGCGCTGGCACGCCGCCAGGGCATCCCGCTGATCATCGACGGTGCCTATGGCGCGCCGTTTCCGCAGATGATCTTCAGTGAGGCCACACCGCACTGGAACGACAATACCGTGGTGGTGCTCAGCCTTTCGAAGCTCGGTTTACCGGGCCTGCGCACCGGGATCATCGTGGCACGCGAGGAAATCATCGAGGCCTTCACCCGCGCCAACACCATACTCAGCCTGGCCTGTGGCAGCACCGGTCCGGCGCTGGCAACGGATCTGTTGCGCGACGGCGAGATGCTGCGCCTGAGCCGCGAGCTGATTCGTCCTTTCTACCGCGACAAGGCAGCGCGAACGCTGGATGGATTCCGCGCGGCACTCGGTGATCTGCCCTGTCGCATCCACAAGCCCGAGGGCGCGATGTTCCTCTGGTTGTGGTTCGAGGCTTTGCCGGGTGGCAGCCAGGCGCTGTACGAGCGCCTGAAGCAGCGTGGCGTACTGGTCGTCCCAGGACAGGATTTCTTTCCCGGGCTGGAGGGCGAATGGACCCACCGCGACGAGTGCCTGCGCGTCAGCTATGCGCAGGACGATGCCGTGGTGGCACGCGGCATCGCGATCATCGCCGACGAGGCACGTCGCACCTATGGTGCCGATCGATGA
- a CDS encoding glycine C-acetyltransferase has translation MSREFLAHLAGELAAIERDGLRKQERLLSTAQDATIRVGSGPELLNFCANNYLGLANHPALLDAAREGLERFGFGMASVRFICGTQTRHRELEERLSAFLGTEDTILYSSCFDANGGLFEALLGEQDAVISDALNHASIIDGIRLCKARRYRYASNDLDELERQLRQADADGARFKLIATDGVFSMDGIIARLDAICALADRYRAQVMVDDSHAVGVIGARGRGTHEHCGVIERVDIITGTLGKALGGASGGYTSGRREIIELLRQRSRPYLFSNSLAPPIVNASIRVLDMLEQGGELRERLRANSTLFRGSMAAAGFRLGGAGHPIVPVMIGDARLAATMAEQLLGKGIYVVGFSFPVVPEGAARIRAQLSAAHTPGQIERAVAAFAGVGKSLGVI, from the coding sequence ATGAGCCGCGAGTTTCTCGCGCACCTGGCAGGGGAACTCGCCGCCATCGAGCGTGACGGGCTGCGCAAGCAGGAGCGGCTGCTGTCCACCGCGCAGGACGCAACGATCCGCGTGGGTTCGGGTCCCGAACTGCTGAATTTCTGCGCCAACAATTATCTTGGCCTGGCCAACCATCCCGCGCTGCTCGATGCGGCGCGCGAAGGACTCGAACGCTTCGGCTTCGGCATGGCCTCGGTGCGCTTCATCTGCGGTACCCAGACCCGACATCGTGAACTCGAGGAGCGGCTGAGCGCGTTTCTCGGTACCGAGGACACGATCCTGTACTCCTCCTGTTTCGATGCCAATGGCGGTTTGTTCGAGGCCCTGCTCGGCGAGCAGGATGCGGTGATCTCGGATGCGTTGAACCATGCCAGCATCATCGACGGGATCCGCCTGTGCAAGGCAAGACGCTACCGCTACGCGAGCAACGATCTCGACGAGCTCGAGCGGCAGTTGCGCCAGGCCGATGCCGATGGCGCGCGCTTCAAGCTGATCGCCACCGATGGCGTATTCTCGATGGATGGCATCATCGCGCGCCTCGATGCGATCTGTGCGCTGGCGGACCGGTACCGGGCGCAGGTGATGGTCGATGACTCGCATGCGGTGGGCGTGATCGGCGCGCGGGGTCGCGGCACGCATGAACATTGCGGGGTGATCGAGCGCGTCGACATCATCACCGGCACCCTGGGCAAGGCCCTGGGTGGTGCCTCCGGAGGGTATACTTCGGGTCGTCGGGAGATCATCGAGCTGCTGCGCCAGCGCAGCCGGCCCTACCTGTTCTCGAACTCGCTGGCGCCGCCGATCGTGAATGCCTCGATCCGGGTGCTCGATATGCTGGAGCAGGGTGGCGAATTGCGTGAGCGGCTGCGGGCCAACAGCACGCTGTTCCGCGGTTCGATGGCGGCGGCGGGCTTCCGGCTTGGCGGTGCCGGTCACCCGATCGTCCCGGTCATGATCGGCGATGCGCGGCTGGCGGCGACAATGGCGGAGCAACTGCTCGGCAAAGGCATCTACGTGGTGGGGTTTTCGTTTCCGGTGGTACCCGAAGGCGCGGCACGGATCCGCGCCCAGTTATCGGCGGCACATACCCCGGGGCAAATTGAACGTGCGGTGGCTGCATTTGCCGGTGTCGGCAAGTCTTTGGGCGTGATCTAG
- a CDS encoding TIGR03619 family F420-dependent LLM class oxidoreductase — protein sequence MQFGVSLAFTEASDYVPLAIAAEANGFAAVTLPDHLVYPRTLSVPYPYTEDGVPRFDEDDPFPDPWLTAMAMAGATRSLWFYTSVYVLPARNPFHVAKMLSSAAQLSNNRMALGVGMGWMPEEFAAGGQAFAQRGRRADEMIEVMRKLWSGEWVEHHGEFYDFAPLKMRPPAPGHIPIYVGGFSAPAMRRAARHDGWIADLHSLAELEQLIARVRNFRAEAGLAAKPFEILSFGCSDAWGADGFRAMRDMGVTVTSTMPGVFYGAGIKASLHQKIDAMKRFADDVIGNI from the coding sequence ATGCAATTCGGCGTCAGCCTGGCGTTCACCGAAGCCAGCGATTACGTGCCGCTGGCGATAGCCGCCGAAGCCAACGGCTTTGCGGCGGTTACCTTGCCCGACCACCTGGTCTACCCGCGGACCTTGTCTGTTCCGTACCCGTATACCGAGGACGGGGTGCCACGTTTCGACGAGGACGATCCGTTCCCGGACCCATGGCTCACTGCGATGGCAATGGCGGGCGCCACCCGTTCGCTGTGGTTTTATACCAGCGTTTACGTGCTGCCGGCACGCAATCCCTTTCACGTTGCCAAGATGCTTTCGAGCGCCGCGCAGCTCAGCAACAATCGCATGGCGCTTGGTGTCGGGATGGGCTGGATGCCGGAGGAATTCGCCGCGGGCGGGCAGGCGTTTGCGCAGCGCGGGCGCCGCGCCGACGAGATGATCGAGGTGATGCGCAAGCTGTGGAGCGGCGAGTGGGTGGAACATCATGGCGAGTTCTACGATTTTGCGCCGCTGAAGATGCGCCCTCCCGCGCCCGGACACATCCCGATCTATGTCGGCGGCTTTTCGGCGCCGGCAATGCGCCGCGCGGCGCGCCATGACGGCTGGATTGCCGACCTGCATTCACTGGCCGAGCTCGAGCAGCTGATCGCCCGGGTGCGCAACTTCCGGGCCGAGGCCGGGCTCGCGGCAAAGCCGTTCGAGATACTCTCCTTCGGCTGCAGCGATGCCTGGGGCGCGGACGGGTTCCGTGCGATGCGCGATATGGGTGTCACCGTGACATCGACCATGCCCGGTGTGTTCTACGGTGCCGGCATCAAGGCATCGCTGCACCAGAAGATCGATGCAATGAAGCGCTTCGCAGACGATGTGATCGGCAATATCTGA
- the tdh gene encoding L-threonine 3-dehydrogenase, which yields MKALAKLKPEPGIWLTDVPEPGIGHNDVKIRIRKTAICGTDTHIFHWDKWSRDTIRVPLVIGHEYAGEIVEIGQEVSGFRIGDRVTGEGHITCGYCRNCRAGRRHLCRNTVGVGVNRPGCFAEYLVIPAFNAFHLGEGISDDLAAIFDPFGNAVHTALSFNLVAEDVLITGAGPIGIMAVAVARHCGARHIVITDVNEYRLELARRMGATLAVNVGERALEGVMQELGMTEGFDVGLEMSGAPSAFAALLDAMNHGGRVAVLGIPPAEMSLDWNKIIFKGLTVKGVYGREMFETWYRMAGLVQSGLDLEPVITHRLPLADFQQGFEIMSSGQSGKIILDWDAA from the coding sequence GTGAAAGCACTCGCCAAGCTCAAACCGGAACCCGGCATCTGGCTGACCGATGTGCCGGAACCCGGGATAGGCCACAACGATGTCAAGATCCGCATTCGCAAGACTGCGATCTGTGGTACCGACACGCATATTTTCCACTGGGACAAATGGTCGCGGGACACCATCCGCGTGCCGCTGGTGATCGGCCACGAGTATGCGGGCGAAATCGTCGAGATCGGCCAGGAGGTCAGCGGCTTTCGCATCGGCGACCGGGTCACCGGCGAGGGGCATATCACCTGCGGCTACTGTCGCAACTGCCGCGCCGGACGGCGCCACCTGTGCCGCAACACGGTCGGGGTAGGGGTCAACCGGCCCGGGTGTTTTGCCGAGTACCTGGTGATACCGGCGTTCAACGCGTTTCATCTTGGCGAGGGCATCAGTGATGATCTCGCCGCGATATTCGATCCTTTCGGCAACGCGGTACATACCGCGCTGTCGTTCAACCTGGTGGCTGAAGACGTGCTGATCACCGGCGCCGGTCCGATCGGCATCATGGCGGTTGCGGTGGCGCGCCACTGCGGTGCGCGCCATATCGTCATTACCGATGTGAACGAGTACCGGCTCGAACTGGCGCGGCGCATGGGAGCCACGCTGGCGGTCAATGTCGGCGAGCGCGCGCTCGAGGGCGTGATGCAGGAACTGGGGATGACGGAGGGCTTCGATGTGGGCCTCGAGATGTCCGGTGCGCCGAGCGCGTTTGCGGCGCTGCTCGATGCCATGAATCATGGCGGACGGGTCGCGGTGCTGGGGATTCCACCGGCGGAAATGAGCCTCGACTGGAACAAGATCATCTTCAAGGGGCTGACGGTCAAGGGCGTCTACGGTCGCGAGATGTTCGAAACCTGGTATCGCATGGCGGGCCTGGTGCAATCCGGGCTGGATCTCGAGCCGGTCATCACCCACCGGTTGCCGCTGGCGGACTTCCAGCAGGGTTTCGAAATCATGAGTTCCGGGCAATCGGGGAAGATCATCCTCGACTGGGATGCCGCCTGA
- a CDS encoding PaaI family thioesterase — translation MDFRDSGEPRLMIDVPIKSPFNDYLGMQFLRTADNALEVRLPIRAELLNSAGIVHGGVYASLGDVALSAAIHVRVVPQQMAITVEMSCRYLRGARAGVLCALGRVVYLGKRIVVAEADIRVDGELQYTTSGTFTLMPRGAPGVGNQDQGAP, via the coding sequence ATGGACTTCCGGGACAGCGGCGAACCGCGCCTGATGATCGATGTGCCGATAAAGAGTCCGTTCAACGATTATCTCGGCATGCAGTTCCTGCGCACCGCGGATAACGCACTGGAAGTGCGCCTGCCGATCCGTGCCGAGCTGCTGAACAGCGCGGGCATCGTGCATGGCGGGGTGTACGCCAGCCTCGGCGATGTGGCGCTGAGTGCCGCGATCCATGTGCGCGTGGTGCCGCAGCAGATGGCAATCACGGTGGAGATGAGCTGTCGCTACCTGCGCGGTGCGCGCGCGGGGGTGTTGTGCGCGCTGGGGCGTGTCGTGTACCTCGGCAAGCGTATCGTGGTGGCCGAGGCGGATATTCGGGTCGACGGAGAATTGCAATACACCACCAGCGGAACCTTCACCCTGATGCCGCGCGGCGCACCGGGCGTTGGCAACCAGGACCAGGGAGCCCCATGA